In Dryocola sp. LX212, the genomic stretch ACATCAGCGCGGCTGAAATGCTGTTTGTCGGGGATTCCCGCAATGATATCCTCGCCGCGCAGGCCGCAGGCTGCCCGAGCGTTGGGATGACCTACGGCTACAACTATGGCGAGTCCATAGCGCTGAGCAAACCAGATTACATACTGGATAAGTTCAGTGACCTATTGCCCGCGTTCGGGCTCTCTTGCAAAGATAATCAGGAAGCAGATCATGAGTAAACCCATCGTATTTAGCGGCGCGCAGCCCTCTGGCGAATTAACCATCGGCAACTACATGGGTGCGCTGCGTCAGTGGGTTCAGATGCAGGACGATTACCACTGCGTTTACTGTATCGTTGACCAGCATGCGATCACCGTGCGTCAGGATGCCACTAAGCTGCGCAAGGCAACGCTTGATACGCTGGCGCTCTACCTGGCCTGCGGCATCGACCCGGAAAAAAGTACCATCTTCGTGCAGTCCCACGTGCCGGAGCATGCGCAGCTGAGCTGGGTGCTGAACTGCTACACCTACTTTGGCGAGCTGAGCCGCATGACCCAGTTTAAAGACAAGTCATCGCGCTACGCTGAAAACATCAACGCCGGCCTGTTCGACTACCCGGTGCTCATGGCCGCCGATATCCTGCTTTATCAGACCAACCTGGTGCCGGTGGGGGAAGATCAGAAGCAGCACCTGGAGCTGAGCCGCGATATCGCCGCCCGCTTCAACGCCCTGTACGGCGAAGTGTTCAAAGTGCCGGAGCCATTTATTCCTAAATCCGGTGCACGCGTCATGTCTCTGCTTGAGCCGACCCGTAAGATGTCCAAGTCGGACGAAAACCGCAACAACGTGATCGGCCTGCTGGAAGATCCGAAGTCCGTGGTGAAAAAGCTCAAGCGCGCGGTCACTGACTCGGAAGAGCCGCCTGTAGTACGT encodes the following:
- the trpS gene encoding tryptophan--tRNA ligase produces the protein MSKPIVFSGAQPSGELTIGNYMGALRQWVQMQDDYHCVYCIVDQHAITVRQDATKLRKATLDTLALYLACGIDPEKSTIFVQSHVPEHAQLSWVLNCYTYFGELSRMTQFKDKSSRYAENINAGLFDYPVLMAADILLYQTNLVPVGEDQKQHLELSRDIAARFNALYGEVFKVPEPFIPKSGARVMSLLEPTRKMSKSDENRNNVIGLLEDPKSVVKKLKRAVTDSEEPPVVRYDVANKAGVSNLLDIMSGVTGTSIQELEQHFEGKMYGHLKGEVAEAVSGMLIELQERYNRFRNDEAFLQQVMKDGAAKARSHASATLKKVYEVIGFVPQP